In a genomic window of Erigeron canadensis isolate Cc75 chromosome 5, C_canadensis_v1, whole genome shotgun sequence:
- the LOC122600072 gene encoding alpha-1,3-arabinosyltransferase XAT2-like, with protein MEGHRRVVCGATQIIGLLTFIYLFYTQSFGFDPIKLWLGTRNLLKFNARMEELAVICEDTSHQSFKSLIGDADDLQKLETTGFACDSTVHSLVCVASNPVKINTKTMNIYMPRQLISTKRTNYSIKDEVIKGVQVRPYAWAQYELLKNVTPVNFLQQPPQSPELYCDYNYTIPAVVFSSGGFAGNLFHEFNEIIIPLFMTTRLFKSRVKFILVDYNPYLVTKYTRIFSSLSNYNVLNPSINTSVVHCFPGVVVGLKFHNYLSINSSEVPKGNSMLEFKKFLQTTYGLKITNVTNTGSTTPTLILVSRRKTRLFLNEDEMVDMMEDLGFEVLVVRSNKKMSNLDKFAKVVNTASVLVGTHGAGLTNQVFLPSGAVVVQVVPLALEWPSSVYFGGPAVGMGLHYLDYKIGPDESSLIESYPRSDPVISDPGSVFAKGYYVGKEMYLDKQNIRVDVNRFKGTLVEALKLLGRI; from the exons ATGGAGGGGCATCGAAGGGTGGTTTGTGGTGCAACTCAGATAATCGGTTTACTTACATTCATCTACTTGTTTTACACCCAATCTTTCGGATTCGACCCCATTAAGCTTTGGCTTG GCACAAGAAATTTGTTGAAGTTTAATGCTAGAATGGAAGAATTAGCTGTTATTTGTGAAGATACTTCACATCAATCCTTTAAATCGCTTATCG GTGATGCCGATGATCTACAAAAGCTCGAAACAACTGGCTTCGCTTGTGATTCGACCGTGCACTCGTTAGTTTGCGTTGCAAGTAACCCCGTAAAGATCAATACCAAAACCATGAACATTTATATGCCTAGACAATTAATCTCGACAAAGAGGACCAATTATTCAATTAAGGATGAAGTAATAAAAGGTGTACAAGTTCGGCCATATGCGTGGGCACAATATGAACTTTTGAAAAATGTTACTCCGGTCAATTTCCTCCAACAACCACCACAAAGCCCGGAATTATATTGTGACTATAACTACACAATTCCGGCAGTCGTGTTTTCATCCGGTGGATTCGCTGGAAACCTATTTCACGAATTTAATGAGATCATAATTCCGTTATTCATGACTACCCGTCTCTTCAAATCGCGTGTTAAGTTCATTCTCGTGGATTACAACCCTTATCTTGTTACGAAATATACACGCATTTTTTCTAGCTTATCGAATTACAATGTGTTAAATCCGAGTATAAACACGAGTGTGGTTCATTGCTTTCCGGGAGTTGTTGTTGGTCTCAAATTCCATAATTATTTATCCATAAATTCTTCAGAAGTTCCTAAAGGAAATTCCATGTTAGAATTCAAGAAATTTCTCCAAACGACATACGGTTTGAAGATCACGAATGTCACAAATACGGGCTCTACAACGCCCACGTTGATCCTCGTCTCTCGTAGAAAAACAAGATTATTTTTGAACGAAGACGAAATGGTGGACATGATGGAAGATTTAGGGTTTGAGGTTTTGGTAGTAAGAAGTAACAAAAAGATGTCGAATTTGGATAAATTCGCGAAAGTAGTTAACACGGCCAGTGTCCTAGTTGGGACTCACGGTGCCGGGTTAACAAACCAAGTGTTTTTACCCTCGGGTGCGGTGGTGGTACAAGTGGTGCCACTAGCCTTGGAATGGCCTTCTTCGGTTTACTTTGGTGGACCCGCAGTCGGGATGGGGTTGCATTACTTGGATTACAAGATTGGACCGGATGAGAGTTCGCTCATCGAGTCTTATCCACGTAGCGACCCGGTTATTTCGGATCCAGGATCGGTATTTGCTAAAGGGTATTATGTTGGGAAGGAAATGTATTTGGATAAGCAAAATATAAGGGTGGATGTAAATAGGTTTAAAGGTACTCTTGTTGAAGCTCTTAAACTTCTTGGACGTATATAG